TTAAACGTTGGGTCGATATCTTAAAAAACGACAAACCACTCCATGGTTTGGTAAAGAACTTCCCTGAAAAAGAGAGGATAATTCTATCTCAGCAAAACATACTTTCCATCGCTGTTTTACCAATCTTTATTCACAATAAATGGTGGGGTTTTATTGGATTTGATGAATGCACGCGTGAGCGAGAATGGAATGATACTGAGCTAAAAATATTCTCCATTACTGCCGATATTATTGGTGCTGCCATCCATCGCAATCAGATTGAGCAAGAATTATTGATGCTGAACAATGAATTGGAAACACGTGTAGATAAAAGGACAAGGGCACTTCAAAAACAAGTAAACGATCGTAAACTTGCCGAAATACTCCTACGCGAAAGTGAGGAAAAATATCGTCAAATATTTGAAAATGCGAATGATGGAATTCTGCTGACGGTGGATGGAGTAATCAGATTTGTTAATCCCAAATTATGTGAAATTACAGGTTTCCTGCCAAAGGAAGCCATCGAACGACCATTCACCGACTTTGTACATCCCGATTATCGCGACGTTGTTTACGATAACCATGTTGGTAGGTTAAAGGGAATGGAGATTCAGGAAAGATATGATATCAAGGTATTCACAAAGAGTGGTGAGGAAAAATGGTTTGAGATTAAGTCGGCATTACTAACCTGGGAACAAAAACCTGCGGTTCTGACTTTTATCAGTGATGTTACCGAAAGAAAGAGAACTGAAGATGAACTGAGCGAACTAAACCTGAATCTTGAAAAGAGAGTTAAAGAAGAATTAAAAAAAACAGAAGAACAGCAACAACTTCTAATTCAAAAATCAAAGCTTGAGTCACTCGGTGAGCTTGCTGCAGGGATTGCCCACGAAATTAACCAACCATTAGGTGGAATTTCGATGGCAATGGACAATATCCTGATTAAACTTAACGATGGTGAAGTTTCAAAAGATTACCTGCAACAAAAAATCAGACAATCATTTGAAGATATTGAACGCATCAAAACGATTATTGACCATATCCGAACATTCTCCAGAGGACAACAACAAACCGAATTTACAAAAGTGGACATAAATGTGGTTATTCGAAATGCATTATCAATTATTAACAACTTATATTCGAACCATCAGATCAACTTCGTTCTCGATTTGGTAGAAACAGATAATTTCGTTTTTGGGAATCAGTACCGGCTAGAGCAAGTTCTATTAAATCTTTTATCTAATGCAAAGCATGCAGTTGATGAGAAAAAAGAGAAACAAGGATCTGATTCTTCATTTAACAAGAGAATTAGCATAAACAGTGCCAGTCGGGATAAAAACTTAGTAATCGTTATTGAAGATAACGGGATTGGAATTGCCAGTGAACATATAAATAAAATATTTGATCCCTTTTATACTACCAAGGAATTTGACAGAGGAACAGGGCTTGGCCTATCCATCTCGTATGGATTAATCAAAGAAATGAAGGGCGACATCAAGGTTGAGAGTGAGCAAGATAAATATACCATTATGACAATCACATTGCCAAAATATAAATCATGAACGAGCTTAAAATATTAGTACTTGATGACGAAAAAAGAGTAAGAGAAGAAATTGAGGAATTTCTGGTAGGGAATCACTATAAGGTTTATAAAGCCGCCTCACCTTCTGAAGCTTTTACAGTTCTGAAAAAAAACAAAATCGATATTGGAATTATTGATATCAAATTGCCTGAAATGGACGGAATAACGGTGATGAAAAAAATAAAAGAACAGGATCCAACCATTGAAATCATTATGATTTCGGGTCATGGCGATATGAACAGTGTTATTGATGCCATGCGCTCAGGTGCGGCTGATTATTTCCCAAAACCTTTTCGTTTGCTGGAAATAAACAATGCCATTGAACGGACCAAACGATTTCGAGATTTAAACCTTAAACTTCAGGAAGTTGAAGCAAGTAATACGCTGTTATCAAAAGAATTACATGATAATATTGGTCAGCGTTTAATCGGAGATAGCAGTGCCCTAAAGAAAGTGATCGACCTAATGAGCAAAGTATCAAAAAGCGATACAACCTCAGTTTTGATTACAGGAGAAAGTGGAACGGGTAAAGAGCTGATTGCAAGAGGCATTCACTATTTAAGTAACCGAAAAAACAAGTCATTTCACTCGGTAAATTGCTCCGCCATTCCTGAAAGTTTATTTGAAAGTGAATTTTTCGGGCACAAAAAAGGATCGTTTACAGGTGCTGATAGTGACAAACAGGGCTGGTTCGAAATTGCAGATAAAGGAACCCTGTTTTTAGATGAAATCAGCGATATGCCTTTAAATCAGCAGGCAAAGCTCTTGCGTGTGCTAGAAGAACGAAAAGTAAGCAAGGTAGGTTCATATCAATTAATCCCGGTTGATGTAAGAGTAATCGCTGCCTCAAATCGTGATCTCGAAAAGATGAGCGAAGACAATAAATTCCGTTTTGACCTCTACCATCGTTTAAGCTCGTTTGTTGTTCATATTCCGCCCTTGCGTGAGCGCAAGGAAGATATAAAAGTACTTTTAAACTTTTTCATAAAGGAATATTCCAGAAAGATGGCAAAATCCATTAAAACGGTAGATCCGGTTATTTTTAATGACTTACTTGATTATTCTTTCCCCGGGAATGTGCGCGAACTAAAGAATATGGTAGAGCGCGCGATGATCGTTTGTGATGAAGATCATTTAAGTATTAATCATTTTCTGTTTAATCGCGATAAAATAACTAAGAATCCAGATCCGCAAAATGAAATGCTCGATATTGAGTTAATCGAAAAGGAACTCATAATCAAAGCACTTGAGCGATCAGGCTATAACAAATCAAAAGCTGCAACCTTATTGAATATTTCATGGCAATCACTTGATCGGCGTCTTAAAAAGTATGGGATTTCTGATCAATCCTGATCGTCTTTCGGTTTGCCTTTGACACGTCCTAATAAGCTTTCAAGATCAGCTTCAAATTTCTTGTTTAAATCAATTTGATGGGCCAGTTTTAGATTAGCCATTCCTAAAGCTTCTTCAAATTCGTCCCGTTCTGCTATTAATTTAGCCATTTCTTCACTGAGTTCTTCTACTTCTTTACGAATATCAGCTATTTCATTTGAGTTATCTGTCGGGGCGATATCAGGCTGGCTTACCTGCTCAGTTTTTAAAATATCATATGCTTTTTTTATTGAAAGTGCACTATTCTCGAGCAATTCCATTTCACCTGCATATTCCTCAATCTGATCCTTCAATAAATCCGTTTCCTTTTTATGGGCTTCTTTAAGCTTTAATATGCCGTCCATATAATTATCCGAATCGGAAGATAATTTTTTGTGTTTGGTAACAATGAATATCAAGCTAATTAAAACTCCCACAAAAAGTAAACCCATCATAATGGCAATAATCAATAAGGTATTTTTATATTTTTCTGTCTGTATAAGCAAGGTATTGACTCTGGCATTATCAGTGATTAGCTCATCCCTTAACTTTGAAAGTTCTTGAATACGTGAATGCAAAATTGATTC
The sequence above is a segment of the Bacteroidota bacterium genome. Coding sequences within it:
- a CDS encoding PAS domain S-box protein codes for the protein MKRVPTFWTSSIWRMKTIYKQMKKIKITVLYAEDDPILREKFKKILSRKFETLLVAENGREGYDLYIEHKPDLILSDIKMPEMDGLEMIEKIKKTDKSAKAIVMSAFSKPHYFLRAITIGVQSYLIKPVDTKRLFSAIDELAERIMLERNIKYEEYRRVKLEDMIRESKSVQEAVNFATEEFLRFDFSEETFKKVLKNLGRATGASRVYIFENAIIDKTLVSSHKLEWTNKNIKSQIDNPDLQFFNFAKSGFKRWVDILKNDKPLHGLVKNFPEKERIILSQQNILSIAVLPIFIHNKWWGFIGFDECTREREWNDTELKIFSITADIIGAAIHRNQIEQELLMLNNELETRVDKRTRALQKQVNDRKLAEILLRESEEKYRQIFENANDGILLTVDGVIRFVNPKLCEITGFLPKEAIERPFTDFVHPDYRDVVYDNHVGRLKGMEIQERYDIKVFTKSGEEKWFEIKSALLTWEQKPAVLTFISDVTERKRTEDELSELNLNLEKRVKEELKKTEEQQQLLIQKSKLESLGELAAGIAHEINQPLGGISMAMDNILIKLNDGEVSKDYLQQKIRQSFEDIERIKTIIDHIRTFSRGQQQTEFTKVDINVVIRNALSIINNLYSNHQINFVLDLVETDNFVFGNQYRLEQVLLNLLSNAKHAVDEKKEKQGSDSSFNKRISINSASRDKNLVIVIEDNGIGIASEHINKIFDPFYTTKEFDRGTGLGLSISYGLIKEMKGDIKVESEQDKYTIMTITLPKYKS
- a CDS encoding sigma-54 dependent transcriptional regulator, which gives rise to MNELKILVLDDEKRVREEIEEFLVGNHYKVYKAASPSEAFTVLKKNKIDIGIIDIKLPEMDGITVMKKIKEQDPTIEIIMISGHGDMNSVIDAMRSGAADYFPKPFRLLEINNAIERTKRFRDLNLKLQEVEASNTLLSKELHDNIGQRLIGDSSALKKVIDLMSKVSKSDTTSVLITGESGTGKELIARGIHYLSNRKNKSFHSVNCSAIPESLFESEFFGHKKGSFTGADSDKQGWFEIADKGTLFLDEISDMPLNQQAKLLRVLEERKVSKVGSYQLIPVDVRVIAASNRDLEKMSEDNKFRFDLYHRLSSFVVHIPPLRERKEDIKVLLNFFIKEYSRKMAKSIKTVDPVIFNDLLDYSFPGNVRELKNMVERAMIVCDEDHLSINHFLFNRDKITKNPDPQNEMLDIELIEKELIIKALERSGYNKSKAATLLNISWQSLDRRLKKYGISDQS